One genomic window of Halococcus sediminicola includes the following:
- a CDS encoding ABC transporter substrate-binding protein: MPSGNNRYGIDGRTTNFSARRRKFLKALGLGGAAGLAGCLGGGSGGGNGGGSNGSGGQGNQSGGQGQSGKRTVGGNYIVGDQTGITTMNWLQVDDQPTANRIRLLLDYPYTITKDKEIFPLLAKDVSTDDDRTYTVTLRENLKWGAGYGQMTAEDWVYQIKNVFQAQPNWSGFTGQSDWLTDEGKPIPVEKRGKLKFDINLQKPDPAYLLRPSLSGAWCMPKELVKKYVPKKDAEGLKKDKEIQNVAYSGNLGPYSFGRLNRESEFVAKRNENYYLRDAGDVPKAWQDVPYFDQYTYKVIPEQSTRLSALKSGDITEAGVAAAKVEQFKGRQGITVQEIKQPYLTMIFYNQRKNGWKPFRKQSVRRALSYAVDKKSVVENIFRGYSEVAHTFQPQWSEWYDDSKVLKTGVGKKFGPEKARSKLESALSGTDYSYDGDTLTGPDGKVTLNLVITTSSDTVKTFAQYMKQAYGKIGIDVSIDPVKFNTISNKYLSNSYQGGGEPKWNKGGYNGGGRDESVSQQSWDMLVGVILNTYPLTPSDTDVFFTKKGSANYTGYYPDADFDSLYDKASSATNEQKRQNIYAEIFGKLSKEQPYNFVSMGSDIYGYQDAVQGPPDGESPYLGNWNDWTWSFKQQ; this comes from the coding sequence ATGCCATCCGGTAACAATCGATATGGTATCGATGGACGAACGACGAACTTCTCCGCCCGCCGTCGAAAATTCCTGAAAGCACTCGGTCTCGGCGGCGCGGCCGGTCTCGCCGGATGTTTGGGTGGGGGTAGTGGTGGCGGCAACGGTGGCGGCTCGAATGGCTCCGGCGGACAGGGCAACCAGTCGGGTGGGCAAGGCCAGTCGGGCAAGCGGACGGTCGGCGGCAACTACATTGTCGGCGACCAGACCGGGATCACCACGATGAACTGGCTGCAGGTCGACGACCAGCCGACGGCCAACCGCATCCGCCTGCTGCTCGATTACCCCTATACTATCACCAAGGACAAGGAGATATTCCCGCTCCTGGCGAAGGACGTCTCGACCGACGACGACCGGACCTACACGGTGACGCTCCGCGAGAACCTCAAGTGGGGAGCGGGCTACGGCCAGATGACCGCCGAAGACTGGGTCTACCAGATCAAGAACGTCTTTCAGGCACAGCCGAACTGGTCGGGGTTCACCGGCCAGAGCGACTGGCTGACCGACGAGGGCAAGCCGATTCCGGTCGAGAAGAGAGGTAAGCTAAAATTCGACATCAACCTCCAGAAGCCCGACCCCGCCTATCTCCTCCGGCCGAGCCTCTCGGGCGCGTGGTGTATGCCGAAGGAACTGGTGAAGAAGTACGTGCCGAAGAAGGACGCGGAGGGGCTGAAAAAGGACAAGGAGATCCAGAACGTCGCGTATTCGGGCAACCTCGGTCCGTACAGTTTCGGCCGCCTCAACCGCGAATCGGAGTTCGTCGCCAAGCGAAACGAGAACTACTACCTCCGCGACGCCGGCGACGTCCCGAAAGCCTGGCAGGACGTTCCGTACTTCGATCAGTACACCTACAAGGTCATCCCCGAGCAGAGCACGCGCCTCTCGGCGCTCAAGTCGGGCGACATTACCGAAGCGGGTGTCGCCGCGGCGAAGGTCGAGCAGTTCAAAGGCCGCCAGGGGATCACCGTCCAGGAGATCAAACAGCCCTATCTGACGATGATCTTCTACAACCAGCGCAAGAACGGCTGGAAACCGTTCCGCAAGCAGTCGGTTCGGCGCGCGCTCTCGTACGCAGTGGACAAAAAGAGCGTCGTCGAGAACATCTTTCGGGGCTACTCCGAGGTCGCCCACACCTTCCAGCCCCAGTGGTCGGAGTGGTACGACGATTCGAAGGTGCTAAAGACGGGCGTGGGAAAGAAGTTCGGTCCCGAAAAAGCCCGCTCGAAGCTCGAAAGCGCGCTTTCGGGGACCGACTACAGCTACGACGGCGATACGCTCACTGGGCCGGACGGGAAGGTGACGCTCAACCTCGTCATCACCACGTCGAGCGACACGGTGAAGACGTTCGCACAGTATATGAAACAGGCCTACGGGAAGATCGGTATCGACGTCTCGATCGATCCGGTGAAGTTCAACACGATTTCGAACAAGTATCTCTCGAACAGCTATCAGGGCGGCGGCGAGCCGAAGTGGAACAAGGGCGGCTACAACGGTGGCGGTCGCGACGAGTCGGTCAGCCAGCAGTCCTGGGACATGCTGGTCGGGGTCATCCTGAATACGTATCCGCTCACGCCCTCCGACACCGACGTCTTCTTTACGAAGAAAGGTAGCGCGAACTACACCGGTTACTATCCCGATGCGGACTTCGATTCGCTGTACGACAAGGCGTCGTCGGCGACGAACGAGCAAAAGCGCCAGAATATCTATGCGGAGATATTCGGCAAACTCAGCAAGGAACAGCCCTACAACTTCGTGAGCATGGGATCGGACATCTACGGCTATCAGGACGCCGTGCAGGGGCCGCCCGACGGCGAGAGTCCGTATCTCGGCAACTGGAACGACTGGACGTGGAGCTTCAAGCAGCAGTGA